A portion of the Neorhodopirellula lusitana genome contains these proteins:
- a CDS encoding protein kinase domain-containing protein: MSEPNSAPDDGNPPESLPTESQSMGGQAAARRMSLQAKMPPADVPGVQIERFLGAGAFGQVWVGRDMNTGRGVAVKFYLHRGGVNWSLLSREVKNLVQLSADRHVVQVLEVGWDADPPYYVMELIEGGSLEEMLLRRGRLPVSESVDLFTKICIGLTHCHGKGVLHCDVKPANILLAADNEPRLADFGQSRMSHDQSPAMGTLFYMAPEQADLNSTPDARWDVYAAGAILYRMLTGNAPHRDASLLTQLDTEKSLPGRLARYRQAIADSPPAISQLPRNSLDRPLRRIMQQCLEVEPKNRYANMQQVIDDLGRREAAEARRPLLLFGIVGPLLLLVATCFFAFRSINRATTSATKALRTEAFGSNQLAARFAAQTLETEIHRYFDIARKESRRSAFEKLLRETLADPDVTDALAIINGAPTPNAAFQETAARDVVLDAPVRLKLNQYMDERLAMYDASQATSIHHQQLASMFFCDRRGTILSIAYGKPIAREQDSVGRNFAFRTYFSGHQDELSRDTSLSHIQPLAETHLSSAFQSTATGMWKVAVSTPIWLTEEKLDDETKRGPADGVFVMTINLGDFQLLQSTRGASQVAVLVEAREGPLRGTVLQHPLMDLQRSEGETLSEQRFQVPENLLDRLLDGGDVDYRDPMVAAPGGKEFAGPWIAAMQPITLPGIPGRPIAQPQTGPATQTPQPPQISSHSQRRRAFETDLLVLVQYRLSDVLGPVGQLRQSLFREGLASVASILLVTFALWWVVRRVTHDHTIRPSQDSDSETDPEGVKTMTIH, encoded by the coding sequence TTGTCTGAACCCAACTCCGCTCCCGACGACGGCAACCCACCGGAGTCGCTACCGACAGAATCCCAAAGTATGGGCGGCCAAGCTGCCGCTCGCCGGATGTCACTGCAGGCTAAAATGCCACCAGCGGACGTTCCGGGAGTGCAGATCGAGCGATTCTTGGGTGCAGGCGCCTTCGGCCAAGTCTGGGTCGGTCGCGATATGAACACAGGCCGCGGCGTTGCCGTGAAGTTCTACCTCCACCGCGGCGGCGTGAACTGGTCACTCTTGTCGCGGGAGGTGAAAAACCTAGTCCAGCTGTCCGCCGACCGCCACGTCGTCCAAGTGCTCGAAGTTGGTTGGGATGCGGACCCGCCGTACTACGTCATGGAATTGATCGAAGGCGGCTCTCTGGAAGAGATGCTGCTGCGACGAGGCCGATTGCCGGTCAGCGAATCAGTGGATTTGTTCACCAAAATTTGCATCGGGCTGACCCATTGCCACGGCAAAGGCGTGCTGCACTGCGACGTCAAACCAGCCAATATTCTACTAGCGGCCGACAATGAGCCACGACTCGCCGATTTTGGCCAAAGCCGGATGTCCCACGACCAGTCACCAGCGATGGGAACGCTTTTTTACATGGCTCCAGAACAGGCGGATTTGAACTCGACACCGGACGCACGTTGGGACGTCTACGCCGCCGGAGCGATTCTCTACCGGATGCTTACCGGAAACGCTCCGCACCGAGACGCGTCACTGCTGACCCAATTGGACACCGAAAAATCGCTGCCCGGTCGCTTAGCTCGTTACCGCCAAGCAATCGCCGATTCGCCGCCCGCCATTAGCCAACTGCCACGTAATAGCCTGGACCGCCCGCTGCGGCGAATCATGCAACAATGCCTGGAAGTCGAACCGAAAAATCGGTACGCCAACATGCAACAGGTGATCGACGACCTCGGCCGGCGAGAGGCCGCGGAAGCTCGTCGCCCGCTGTTGTTGTTCGGAATCGTCGGACCGCTATTGCTGTTGGTCGCGACCTGCTTCTTCGCATTCCGCAGCATTAACCGCGCAACCACGTCCGCCACCAAGGCCCTGCGTACCGAAGCGTTCGGCAGCAATCAACTGGCGGCCCGGTTTGCCGCGCAAACGCTGGAAACCGAAATCCATCGCTATTTTGATATCGCCCGAAAAGAATCACGACGCAGTGCCTTCGAAAAACTATTGCGAGAAACCCTAGCCGACCCAGACGTCACCGATGCCCTAGCGATCATCAACGGTGCCCCCACACCCAACGCCGCATTTCAGGAAACCGCTGCCCGCGACGTGGTGCTGGATGCTCCCGTGCGTCTGAAGCTGAATCAATACATGGACGAGCGACTGGCGATGTACGACGCCAGCCAAGCAACCTCGATTCACCATCAACAATTAGCATCGATGTTTTTCTGCGATCGCCGCGGCACGATCCTGTCGATTGCGTACGGCAAACCGATCGCTCGCGAACAGGACAGCGTCGGGCGAAACTTCGCTTTCCGAACTTACTTCAGCGGGCACCAAGACGAACTATCGCGAGACACCTCACTCAGTCACATCCAACCGCTAGCCGAGACCCACCTTTCATCAGCGTTCCAAAGCACAGCGACCGGGATGTGGAAGGTCGCCGTCAGCACGCCGATTTGGCTCACGGAAGAAAAGCTGGACGACGAGACGAAGCGGGGTCCAGCCGATGGCGTGTTCGTGATGACAATCAACCTGGGTGATTTCCAGCTGCTACAAAGCACCCGCGGTGCAAGCCAAGTCGCGGTGTTGGTCGAGGCCAGAGAGGGACCGCTGCGAGGCACAGTGCTTCAGCATCCGCTGATGGACCTGCAGCGCAGCGAAGGAGAAACCCTGTCCGAACAGAGATTCCAGGTTCCCGAAAACCTGCTCGATCGGCTGCTTGACGGCGGTGACGTCGACTATCGCGACCCAATGGTGGCCGCTCCGGGAGGCAAAGAATTTGCTGGCCCCTGGATTGCCGCGATGCAGCCGATCACGTTGCCTGGCATCCCAGGTCGCCCGATCGCCCAGCCCCAAACCGGCCCAGCGACCCAAACCCCGCAACCACCCCAGATATCGAGCCACAGCCAACGCCGCCGCGCATTTGAAACCGACCTACTGGTCCTAGTCCAGTACCGCCTGTCAGATGTCTTAGGCCCGGTCGGGCAACTTCGTCAGTCGCTATTTCGCGAGGGCCTCGCGTCGGTCGCCTCGATTTTGCTAGTGACCTTCGCACTCTGGTGGGTCGTCCGCCGAGTGACACATGACCACACCATTCGCCCTTCCCAGGACTCTGACAGCGAAACGGACCCGGAAGGCGTCAAAACGATGACCATCCACTAA
- a CDS encoding transposase has protein sequence MPRPKRDEQFETGEICIVHAVQRCVRRAFLAGVDAQTGKDYSFRKEWIRRRMEALASVFGIDVLSYAVMSNHLHVILRNRPDVVASWTDAEVAIRWLRVFPGRRMEEHLAEPTEHEVKVLTGNADRIAEIRQRMSDISWFMRSLAEPISRLANKQDECTGRFWEGRFKAQRIVDEAGLLACSMYVELNPVRAAIESDPEKAMHTSAFDRIQGSQGKRINSAAFDLKPIPTEEAARRIRETPVEELREQQRAKKRNPTGKRIRRDAWLAPLTLSPSKLAADAEVNRDGLRASDKGFLHVSIRDYLRLLRWTAKQSVDGIAANVPDSLASTLTQLGIDASMWRDLVWQWQRYFGKSICVGSPESMRKDAQRFGKHHHRGQASASACFA, from the coding sequence ATGCCTAGGCCGAAACGCGACGAACAGTTTGAAACGGGCGAAATCTGTATCGTGCATGCCGTGCAAAGATGTGTTCGACGAGCTTTTCTGGCCGGAGTCGACGCACAGACGGGCAAGGATTACTCGTTCCGAAAAGAGTGGATTCGACGCCGAATGGAGGCCCTCGCTTCGGTCTTTGGGATCGATGTGCTCTCGTACGCGGTTATGAGCAATCATTTGCACGTGATCCTTCGCAATCGGCCTGATGTGGTGGCAAGCTGGACCGATGCCGAGGTGGCTATCCGTTGGTTGCGGGTGTTTCCCGGACGACGGATGGAAGAACACTTGGCTGAACCAACCGAACATGAGGTTAAGGTTCTGACGGGAAATGCTGACCGAATCGCTGAAATTCGCCAACGCATGTCCGACATTTCATGGTTCATGCGGTCTTTGGCCGAGCCGATTTCACGATTGGCAAACAAGCAAGATGAGTGCACGGGCCGGTTCTGGGAAGGGCGTTTCAAGGCTCAGCGGATCGTTGATGAGGCCGGCCTACTCGCGTGCAGCATGTATGTTGAACTGAACCCCGTGCGTGCGGCCATTGAGTCGGATCCGGAAAAGGCTATGCACACATCCGCATTCGATCGCATCCAGGGAAGCCAAGGAAAACGTATCAATTCCGCCGCCTTTGATTTGAAGCCAATACCAACCGAGGAGGCAGCCAGGCGGATTCGCGAGACGCCAGTTGAAGAACTTCGTGAACAGCAGAGAGCAAAGAAGCGCAACCCAACCGGCAAACGTATTCGTCGCGACGCTTGGTTGGCCCCGCTAACGTTATCGCCCAGTAAGCTGGCCGCTGATGCAGAAGTGAACCGGGATGGATTACGAGCGAGCGACAAGGGTTTTTTGCATGTATCGATTCGTGATTATCTGCGGCTTTTGCGTTGGACAGCCAAACAAAGCGTTGACGGAATCGCCGCCAACGTCCCTGACTCGCTCGCCAGCACGTTGACCCAACTCGGGATCGACGCGTCAATGTGGCGAGACCTGGTGTGGCAGTGGCAGAGGTATTTCGGAAAATCGATCTGCGTTGGCTCACCAGAGTCAATGCGAAAGGACGCCCAGCGTTTCGGCAAGCATCACCACCGCGGCCAAGCTTCCGCATCAGCCTGTTTCGCCTAG
- a CDS encoding flagellar hook assembly protein FlgD: MSSVSQTSSTAAATNFSSAELSGQLSTTGTNDGYNSLGTDDFLALLVQELQNQDPLNPMDNADMVAQIGQIREIGATDELTGTLNSLSNNQQLVTASGLIGKNVQGLADDQSNVDGIVDRVTVETNGENDVRSVKVHVGGKTMNVENIREIQTE; this comes from the coding sequence ATGTCGTCCGTAAGCCAGACGTCCAGCACTGCCGCTGCCACCAATTTCTCGTCGGCTGAATTGTCAGGCCAACTATCAACGACCGGCACCAACGACGGCTACAACTCGCTTGGCACGGATGACTTCCTCGCGTTGCTAGTCCAGGAATTGCAAAACCAAGACCCGTTGAACCCGATGGACAACGCTGACATGGTTGCCCAGATCGGCCAAATCCGAGAAATCGGTGCAACGGACGAACTGACCGGAACGTTGAACAGCCTTTCCAACAACCAACAACTCGTTACGGCGAGCGGTTTGATCGGCAAAAACGTCCAAGGGCTCGCTGACGACCAATCCAACGTCGATGGAATCGTCGATCGGGTCACAGTTGAAACGAATGGCGAAAATGATGTCCGTTCAGTCAAAGTTCACGTAGGTGGGAAGACGATGAATGTAGAGAACATCCGTGAAATTCAGACTGAGTAA
- a CDS encoding HD domain-containing protein: MDVPMTDRVRRIVDSPAMRRLASISQLGLVSLVYPGATHSRLEHSLGVYANALAVLRQLTGSIDVIRNPVSKEASLAQQAFLVAALLHDAGHWPFCHPIEDMGAAFPHDGGIKTMKHEDRVESMLRSGPLSDCLAEDWDCGVDDVMAILRPKTYPDRPKCRLSESDASFFASCLSGPIDIDKLDYLQRDSLHAGVPYGRNFDPDRIVAAFRAHPTKPKLAIIEKGRTAAEMMVFGRYVMFSEVYWHHAVRAATAMLQRAIYELHQPSRQSSRPSQASGSGQGIDLAAWADESDAKWIERLQDSAQASGDVGIQTLVDGLFGPQRRLLKRIAQFNVESGDPVHQRLARRPYQWLVQCSLRLAERVNRELDLNVPAELILVDAPPAKLEVDINIDVINRSNKVLTLGDVSPVASVLANRQFDNHVKRVRVFAPAEVRTVLGERFPDSDSTIEQWLLEVADELVD; the protein is encoded by the coding sequence ATGGACGTGCCGATGACCGATCGTGTGCGTCGCATTGTCGACAGCCCAGCGATGCGACGACTGGCCTCGATCAGCCAACTCGGGCTAGTTTCGTTGGTCTACCCAGGAGCCACCCATAGTCGTCTGGAGCATTCGTTAGGTGTGTACGCCAACGCGTTGGCCGTGCTCCGCCAGTTGACCGGTTCGATCGATGTGATCCGCAACCCGGTTTCCAAGGAGGCGTCCTTGGCCCAGCAGGCGTTCTTGGTCGCCGCGTTGCTGCATGATGCGGGGCACTGGCCGTTTTGCCATCCAATCGAAGACATGGGGGCCGCGTTTCCCCATGATGGCGGCATCAAGACGATGAAGCACGAGGACCGTGTGGAGTCGATGTTGCGTAGCGGACCGCTTTCAGATTGCTTAGCGGAAGACTGGGATTGTGGCGTGGACGACGTGATGGCGATCTTGCGTCCGAAGACCTATCCGGACCGACCCAAATGCCGTTTGAGTGAGTCGGATGCGTCGTTCTTCGCCAGTTGTCTGAGCGGTCCGATCGATATCGATAAGCTTGACTATTTGCAGCGTGACAGCTTGCACGCGGGGGTTCCGTACGGGCGTAACTTCGATCCCGATCGAATCGTTGCCGCGTTTCGTGCGCACCCGACGAAGCCCAAACTTGCCATCATCGAAAAAGGCCGGACGGCGGCGGAGATGATGGTGTTCGGGCGCTATGTCATGTTCAGTGAGGTCTATTGGCATCACGCGGTTCGAGCGGCCACGGCAATGTTGCAGCGTGCGATCTATGAGCTGCATCAACCAAGTCGTCAGTCCTCCCGTCCGAGCCAGGCTAGCGGTTCCGGCCAAGGCATCGACTTAGCGGCTTGGGCAGACGAGTCGGATGCGAAGTGGATTGAACGTTTACAAGATTCGGCCCAGGCCAGTGGTGACGTGGGCATTCAAACGTTGGTCGACGGGCTATTTGGTCCTCAACGTCGACTGCTAAAACGGATCGCACAATTTAACGTCGAATCAGGGGACCCGGTCCACCAGCGGCTTGCACGCAGGCCTTACCAGTGGCTTGTCCAGTGTTCCCTGCGGTTGGCTGAACGAGTGAACCGTGAACTGGATCTAAATGTCCCAGCGGAGTTGATCCTGGTCGATGCTCCACCTGCGAAGTTGGAAGTGGATATCAACATTGACGTGATTAACCGGTCCAACAAAGTGCTTACGCTAGGCGACGTGTCTCCCGTTGCATCGGTGCTGGCGAATCGTCAGTTCGACAACCATGTCAAGCGAGTCCGGGTGTTTGCCCCAGCCGAAGTCCGCACGGTCTTGGGAGAACGCTTTCCGGACAGCGACTCGACGATCGAACAATGGCTGCTTGAAGTCGCCGACGAGCTCGTTGACTAA
- a CDS encoding 4Fe-4S dicluster domain-containing protein, with product MTDADVDWLMQRMPFAGLDASAFPRSIPLDGVLKNDCRLHRFSPGQVIVREGDYANSAFLVLDGHAELVTRSLPPDVLGRREVKKQSWPSAIWQLLRPSGVEEARDPEDVTPDVVMQDRKSSVSNAADSNSTDRSQDESLPTLFLQDFAGIVRAGQTAKLAAGEMFGEVATMLRGPHGATVLAGDNATLLEIRLQGLKMLQRDVEFARRMDEHYRAHWLGIHLREIPLLRFVPESNMQKIIDQTELRSFGRLQWNADYSKTRKLSPSEQIESEPVVATEGHHVTDLIVVRSGFGRVCQNYGAAQRTTAYLGKGHVFGLEEITLSVTGNGGSKPLQHSLQAVGFLDTLHIPVECFAREILPHIRRSELPATAAAAMSGTAKKDEPRERRTSTRTKDATGTGLPIVNVSSDSSQTWNELPTSTGTSFEPTGLLEFIVQNRYNNGQHAMIIDLHRCTRCDQCVKACADVHDGNPRFARIGNQHERLQFIQACMHCTDPVCMIGCPTGALHRNESTGLVIVSENICIGCGVCAKGCPYSNIEMVEINDKQGRPYTDQKSGGPIMKATKCDLCSSVPSGPACAAACPHDAMVRIDLSESPPLDDWLRRRT from the coding sequence ATGACGGATGCCGATGTGGATTGGCTGATGCAACGAATGCCGTTTGCGGGCCTGGACGCCTCGGCGTTCCCGCGTTCGATACCTCTGGACGGGGTGCTGAAGAACGATTGCCGGCTACATCGCTTTTCGCCCGGCCAAGTCATTGTGCGGGAAGGCGACTACGCCAACAGCGCCTTCTTGGTGCTCGACGGACACGCCGAACTAGTCACCCGATCGTTGCCGCCAGACGTGCTAGGCCGTCGCGAAGTCAAGAAACAAAGCTGGCCGAGTGCGATCTGGCAACTCCTACGTCCCTCCGGTGTCGAAGAGGCTCGCGATCCTGAAGACGTGACCCCCGACGTAGTCATGCAGGATCGCAAGAGCAGCGTTAGCAACGCCGCTGACTCCAATTCAACCGACCGCTCCCAGGACGAAAGCCTTCCCACGCTGTTCCTGCAGGACTTTGCCGGAATCGTTCGCGCCGGCCAAACCGCGAAACTGGCTGCCGGCGAGATGTTCGGCGAAGTGGCCACGATGCTACGCGGCCCTCATGGCGCGACGGTGCTTGCAGGCGACAACGCAACCTTGCTGGAAATCCGCCTGCAAGGGCTGAAAATGCTGCAGCGGGACGTCGAGTTCGCTCGCCGAATGGACGAACACTACCGAGCCCATTGGCTTGGCATCCACCTGCGAGAAATCCCGTTGTTGCGATTCGTCCCTGAATCGAACATGCAAAAGATCATCGATCAAACGGAGTTGCGTTCGTTCGGGCGATTGCAATGGAACGCCGACTACAGCAAAACTCGAAAGCTATCACCGAGCGAACAGATTGAATCCGAACCCGTGGTTGCCACCGAAGGCCATCACGTCACCGACTTGATCGTCGTACGCAGCGGCTTCGGGCGAGTTTGCCAAAATTACGGTGCGGCTCAACGAACCACCGCTTACCTGGGCAAAGGGCACGTCTTCGGACTCGAAGAGATCACCCTCAGCGTGACCGGCAATGGCGGCAGCAAACCGCTTCAGCATTCACTGCAAGCAGTCGGATTCCTGGACACATTGCATATCCCAGTGGAATGTTTCGCCCGAGAAATACTGCCCCACATCCGCCGCTCAGAACTTCCGGCGACCGCCGCGGCAGCGATGTCAGGCACCGCAAAAAAAGACGAACCCCGCGAACGCCGCACGTCCACTCGCACGAAAGATGCGACGGGCACAGGTCTACCCATCGTCAACGTTTCAAGCGATTCATCACAAACGTGGAACGAATTGCCAACCTCCACCGGCACTTCATTCGAGCCCACCGGTTTGCTCGAATTCATCGTACAGAACCGCTACAACAATGGCCAACACGCCATGATCATTGACCTGCATCGCTGCACGCGTTGCGATCAATGCGTCAAAGCGTGTGCTGACGTGCATGACGGCAACCCGAGATTTGCACGCATCGGCAACCAACACGAAAGGCTGCAGTTCATTCAAGCATGCATGCACTGCACCGACCCCGTCTGCATGATCGGTTGCCCCACCGGAGCCTTGCACCGAAACGAGTCGACAGGCTTGGTCATCGTCTCCGAGAACATTTGCATCGGATGCGGCGTGTGTGCGAAGGGATGTCCCTATAGCAACATTGAAATGGTCGAGATCAACGACAAACAAGGACGCCCTTACACCGATCAAAAAAGCGGCGGCCCGATCATGAAGGCTACCAAGTGTGATCTCTGTTCGAGCGTACCAAGCGGTCCCGCTTGCGCCGCTGCCTGCCCCCACGACGCAATGGTGCGGATCGACCTCAGTGAATCACCACCACTGGATGACTGGCTACGGAGGCGGACATGA
- a CDS encoding flagellar hook-basal body complex protein yields the protein MGLQSALTTALTGLSAAETQIDVIGNNLANSQTVGFKSSDVVFATQFLQTLSLGSSPSDNNGGTNPRQIGLGVQVAEIAANHNQGTIEISSSSSDLAIQGDGFFQVEANNGETLYTRNGIFKLNSAAELVNATGQRLLGYGVDDSFNVQSSQLTPLTIPLGTKTVAKATENVSFEGTLTPEGEVASAAQVIESLQLGDNEVPRPDATGVSIVSSPQSDVTGTTVTVGSAGTLSAGAYEYRVALVDTSGNEAPVSNDISASVGPNGSVTLDNLPIDSTGGDYPTLNIYRTNPGGSDYFLLDSAASGGSYVDTGAVALSSTEMNDENLTGNYTYMITYYSSGDPESRPSEFIGPKSVVDGRITLDDFPTPPTPGPGDSFPAYDEIRIYRNLAGDQNNFYLVDTISPGETYTDSRSDAEIADLTDTSNQLLDMDGPSVNSNTLLTSVLRRDGLTYENIFKEGTLSYTGTKGDRTLGTKELEITETSTVQDLLDFISDASGIQTFQVDSTNPIPDSENNIAGETADLKPGAYIVDGKIRIVSNNGEDNAVDIDLASFRLEDEAGGITTPNLAFGTKQEAVGQSAATDFVVYDSLGVPINVRVTATLESRSDEATIYRWYADSPDNSVPGNEDIAVGTGLIQFDGNGNFVTSTNDTISINRLGVPSVTPMQFDMDFSLVSGLATEEASLAATQQDGSEPGVLNSFIVGEDGTIRGVFSNGISRDLGQLQLARFANPEGLEARGLNLYAEGVNTGLPVTGQPGENGIGTVIGGALELSNTDIGSDLVELVLASTQYRGNSRVITTAQQLIDELLNLSR from the coding sequence ATGGGTTTGCAATCCGCTCTTACGACCGCACTGACAGGACTGTCAGCGGCCGAAACGCAAATCGACGTCATCGGTAACAACCTGGCCAACTCCCAAACGGTTGGCTTTAAATCGTCCGACGTGGTGTTTGCAACACAGTTCCTGCAAACACTCTCGCTCGGTTCGAGCCCATCGGACAACAACGGGGGCACCAACCCTCGGCAAATCGGCCTGGGGGTTCAGGTGGCTGAGATCGCGGCCAACCACAACCAGGGCACGATTGAAATCAGCAGCTCCAGCAGTGACTTGGCCATCCAAGGGGACGGCTTCTTCCAGGTCGAAGCCAACAACGGCGAAACGCTGTACACGCGGAACGGTATCTTCAAGCTTAACAGTGCCGCCGAACTGGTGAACGCGACCGGCCAACGCCTGCTCGGTTACGGTGTTGACGACAGCTTCAATGTCCAGTCATCACAACTAACACCGCTCACCATTCCGCTGGGAACCAAGACCGTTGCGAAAGCAACCGAGAACGTTTCCTTCGAAGGCACGCTGACACCCGAAGGCGAAGTCGCGTCCGCAGCCCAGGTCATCGAGAGCTTGCAACTGGGCGACAACGAAGTGCCGCGACCCGACGCAACAGGCGTGTCCATTGTCTCGTCACCCCAATCCGACGTCACCGGAACCACCGTTACCGTTGGCAGCGCCGGAACGTTAAGCGCGGGTGCGTACGAATACCGCGTCGCCCTGGTCGACACCAGCGGAAATGAAGCCCCGGTATCCAACGACATCTCCGCCTCGGTCGGCCCCAACGGATCCGTCACGCTGGACAACTTGCCGATCGACTCCACCGGCGGTGACTACCCCACACTCAACATCTATCGTACCAACCCAGGCGGTTCCGACTACTTCCTGCTGGACTCCGCCGCATCGGGCGGTTCCTACGTCGACACTGGCGCGGTCGCCCTTTCGTCGACCGAAATGAACGACGAGAACCTGACCGGTAACTACACCTACATGATCACCTACTACAGTTCAGGTGATCCAGAAAGCCGCCCCAGCGAATTCATCGGCCCCAAGAGTGTTGTCGACGGACGCATCACGCTGGACGACTTCCCCACCCCGCCGACTCCCGGTCCCGGCGATAGCTTCCCCGCCTACGACGAAATTCGAATCTATCGAAACCTTGCCGGCGATCAAAACAACTTCTACTTGGTCGACACCATCTCCCCGGGCGAGACCTACACCGATTCACGCTCCGATGCTGAAATCGCCGACCTGACCGACACGTCCAACCAACTGCTGGACATGGACGGACCTTCGGTCAACAGCAATACCTTGTTAACCAGCGTTCTGCGACGCGACGGCCTGACCTACGAAAACATCTTCAAGGAAGGCACGCTTTCCTATACCGGGACCAAGGGCGACCGAACCCTGGGAACCAAAGAACTCGAAATCACCGAAACATCAACCGTTCAAGACCTCTTGGACTTCATCTCGGACGCTTCCGGGATCCAAACGTTCCAGGTCGATTCGACCAACCCCATCCCAGATTCCGAAAACAACATCGCCGGCGAAACCGCCGACTTGAAACCCGGTGCCTACATCGTCGACGGCAAGATCCGCATCGTGTCCAACAATGGTGAAGACAACGCCGTGGATATCGACTTGGCATCCTTCCGACTGGAAGACGAAGCCGGCGGGATCACGACCCCCAACCTCGCCTTCGGTACCAAACAAGAAGCCGTCGGCCAAAGTGCGGCGACTGACTTTGTCGTTTACGACTCACTCGGTGTGCCCATCAACGTACGCGTCACCGCGACGCTGGAAAGTCGCTCGGATGAAGCCACCATCTATCGCTGGTACGCCGATAGCCCTGACAACTCCGTGCCCGGCAACGAAGACATCGCCGTCGGCACCGGCCTGATTCAGTTCGACGGCAACGGTAACTTTGTCACGTCAACCAACGACACCATTTCGATCAACCGACTCGGCGTTCCCAGTGTCACGCCGATGCAGTTCGACATGGACTTCTCACTGGTATCCGGTCTGGCTACCGAAGAAGCCAGCTTGGCCGCAACGCAGCAAGACGGTAGTGAGCCTGGCGTTCTGAACAGTTTCATCGTCGGCGAAGACGGAACGATCCGCGGTGTGTTCAGCAACGGTATCTCTCGCGACCTCGGACAGTTGCAGCTTGCTCGATTTGCCAACCCCGAAGGCCTCGAAGCTCGCGGTTTGAATCTGTATGCCGAAGGCGTCAACACCGGCCTTCCCGTCACCGGCCAGCCTGGTGAAAACGGAATCGGTACCGTCATCGGTGGTGCTTTGGAACTGTCCAACACCGACATCGGTAGCGACTTGGTGGAACTGGTCCTGGCCAGTACCCAGTACCGAGGAAACAGCCGGGTGATCACGACCGCCCAGCAATTGATCGACGAGTTGCTCAACCTAAGTCGATAA
- a CDS encoding methyltransferase domain-containing protein — protein sequence MSLSYEHAVLSEINETMRDDLSRLTAEDDSRRLQGEYTSSQVAVLRDIASLQTKAKRTFAPNENSDRAWWVTRAGLQQSTQSAVAELKASWFGDAPVADICCGLGSDLIALANRGPVTGIDINPDVLSFAAANARTALTADKLAGVKLVQADVTDSEVRSLIGDAELLHIDPDRRAGGTRHTLADDLVPNWQRVTELIAGCDGAVIKLAPATQFEGDRASSGNHESSTPTASSDFHRLWIATGGSVREQTLVCGKIMASDWMQQHQITAGGRSAVCIRDNRTHVYTYHGNLNERAPTSGPGGYLIDPDASIRAAGLTEAFANEIGASVVHQPSGFLTADDLDKLTPFAELASSAKVLETVGCDERKLKRAFRSLGAFPDVIKVRGADIDPSRLAKRLRPCGELPLGLWIGKEGKRTYAAITEVPTKG from the coding sequence ATGTCGCTAAGCTATGAACATGCTGTCCTAAGCGAAATCAACGAAACGATGCGGGATGATCTGTCACGCTTGACTGCCGAAGACGATAGCCGGCGTCTCCAGGGGGAATACACATCTTCCCAGGTCGCCGTTCTTCGCGACATCGCGTCCTTGCAAACGAAAGCGAAACGCACCTTTGCGCCCAACGAAAATTCCGACCGAGCTTGGTGGGTCACACGTGCCGGATTGCAACAATCAACGCAATCCGCCGTAGCGGAGTTGAAGGCAAGTTGGTTCGGCGACGCTCCCGTTGCGGACATCTGTTGTGGACTAGGAAGCGATTTGATCGCACTTGCCAACCGCGGTCCTGTTACAGGCATCGACATCAACCCCGACGTTCTGTCGTTCGCTGCAGCCAATGCTCGCACGGCGTTAACCGCCGACAAGCTTGCTGGCGTCAAGTTGGTGCAAGCCGACGTAACGGACTCGGAAGTCAGATCGTTGATCGGTGACGCCGAACTACTTCACATCGACCCAGATCGTCGCGCAGGCGGAACTCGTCACACCCTCGCCGACGACCTGGTTCCCAATTGGCAAAGAGTCACCGAACTGATCGCTGGTTGCGACGGCGCGGTCATCAAACTGGCACCGGCAACGCAGTTCGAAGGTGATCGTGCTAGTTCCGGCAACCACGAATCCTCGACACCAACCGCATCCAGCGATTTTCATCGACTGTGGATCGCTACCGGGGGAAGCGTCCGCGAACAGACATTGGTTTGCGGAAAAATCATGGCGAGCGATTGGATGCAACAACATCAGATCACTGCCGGCGGACGCTCGGCGGTCTGCATCCGTGACAACCGAACACACGTCTACACTTATCACGGAAACTTAAACGAACGAGCACCGACCAGCGGTCCCGGTGGCTATCTGATCGATCCGGACGCATCCATTCGTGCTGCTGGACTCACCGAAGCATTTGCCAACGAAATCGGTGCCAGCGTGGTCCATCAACCCAGCGGATTTCTCACCGCGGATGACCTGGACAAACTGACGCCCTTCGCTGAACTGGCTTCTTCCGCCAAAGTGCTTGAAACGGTTGGTTGTGATGAGCGCAAGCTGAAGCGTGCGTTTCGAAGTCTTGGTGCGTTCCCGGATGTTATCAAGGTCCGCGGCGCCGACATCGATCCCTCCCGTCTCGCCAAAAGACTACGCCCCTGCGGCGAACTGCCACTCGGTTTATGGATTGGCAAGGAAGGAAAACGCACCTACGCCGCGATCACGGAAGTCCCCACAAAGGGATAG